The following are encoded together in the Bactrocera neohumeralis isolate Rockhampton chromosome 6, APGP_CSIRO_Bneo_wtdbg2-racon-allhic-juicebox.fasta_v2, whole genome shotgun sequence genome:
- the LOC126761172 gene encoding transcription factor Adf-1-like, with protein MVIDDLKLIREVKIRPYFYVKGLTGYRNSTLRKRGWEQIGGIFETTGEECCTRWRVIRDRYVKLIAKKGANKPLTGYDKNWTLYKHLGFLKAHIKPRTYKFKQSAPNAETEQDVDEHEFIQNISNEDTFDEELTKYESSVEAEESLMSIPDMDCNDDLPIEITTAEPYVQSTVPDVMPQCSDFQEKFSAFTKRVEFLLKQRQTNASDDKNEAFYRMIGVKLAELPEDEQEDAKLHIISHVFERVKTYKQKTRSLSSTHN; from the exons ATG gtTATAGACGATTTGAAGTTAATTCGTGAGGTAAAAATACGGCCATATTTCTACGTGAAGGGTTTAACTGGTTATCGAAATTCGACGCTACGCAAAAGAGGTTGGGAACAGATTGGCGGCATTTTCGAAACAACGG gCGAAGAATGTTGCACACGTTGGCGTGTTATAAGAGACCGTTACGTAAAATTGATTGCCAAAAAAGGTGCTAACAAACCCTTAACGGGTTACGATAAAAACTGGACACTTTACAAGCACTTGGGCTTTCTAAAAGCGCACATAAAACCTAGAAC ttataagtTCAAGCAGAGCGCTCCAAACGCCGAAACGGAACAAGACGTTGACGAGCACGAGTTTATACAAAACATTTCCAACGAAGACACTTTCGATGAAGAGCTAACTAAATATGAGTCCAGCGTGGAGGCTGAGGAATCGCTTATGTCCATACCCGATATGGATTGTAATGATGATTTACCAATTGAAATCACCACAGCTGAACCGTACGTGCAATCCACCGTACCTGACGTAATGCCGCAATGTAGCGATTTTCAAGAGAAATTTTCAGCTTTTACAAAGAGAGTGGAATTCTTGCTGAAGCAGCGGCAGACAAATGCGTCGGATGATAAAAATGAAGCTTTCTATCGCATGATCGGCGTTAAGCTGGCCGAATTGCCGGAAGATGAGCAGGAAGATGCCAAATTGCACATCATCTCACACGTTTTCGAAAGGGTGAAAAcgtataaacaaaaaacacgcTCGCTTAGTAGTACGCATAATTAG